The genomic segment ATGAACACTTTGAAATGCTCGATTAAAGGATGTTGGGGATTCATATCCGTATTTTAAACCGATATCCATCACTTTCCTATCACTTGTTTGTAATTCAAGCGCTGCTGCCGTCATACGTCTACGGCGTATATACTCGGACAAGGGAATGTCTGCAACGTAAGAAAATATTCTTTGAAAATAATAAGTGGAGCAGCAAGCCATTTTTGCAATTTCATCATAGGAAATAACACCAGTTAAATTGCTTTCTATATAATCAATTACTTCACTTAATTGTTTCATCCATTTCACTTTTACCACCCCTTCTTCTTATATAAAAGTTTAGCACAATGTAAATTATAAAGCCTCTCTTTTGATGTCCAGATTTGTAAACTAATTTTTTAATACTTAATACACAATTGAATTTATAATAAACTTTTTATTTAAATTTACATGTAAATTTCAGATAACTCTTATTTAGGACGGCTTTACTTGAAATTACTCATTATTAAATCATTTACTTAATTATACTATAAAAGCTATTTTATATTTTTAACTTATCGCTATTCGGCAATTCATCTTGGGTAACACTTGTATTTAAATGTTTACCTCGCAGTTCATTTATTAATCCATCTTACCCCAAACGATCATAGATTTTTCTCCAGCGAGTTTATAGGTTGCATTAATGTTATATAATTAAATTATGGTATGATGTCTATATTTAAAATGCTTTATCAAATAAAAGTTGGCAACTAGGATTATTTAAAAGAAGTTATAGAAACACTAGATATAAATGTAGATATAGTAAGAGCAACAGAAGAATGATCGATGGAGGAGATAAGATGAAGGAAGAGTTTATAATCTTAAAAGGATGTAGAGAAAATAATTTAAAAAATGTTTCATTAAATATACCTAAAAGAAAAATCACTATATTTACTGGGGTATCTGGTTCAGGAAAGTCCTCTATTGTTTTTGATACAATAGGAAAGGAAGCAAAACGTCAGTTAAATGAGACGTTTAGTGCCTTTATTAGAAACTTTTTACCAAAGTATGGCGAAGTGAAAGCTGAATATATAGGAAATTTATCTACACCGATAATTATTGATCAAAAAAGAATTGGTGCGAGTTCAAGGTCAACCCTTGGAACGATTACAGATATTAACCCATTCATTAGAATGCTCTTTTCTAGAATAGCTATTCCTCATATAGCTCAACGAAATAAGTTTTCTTTTAATGATATAAGTGGTATGTGCCCAGAGTGTGAGGGCCTTGGCATGAAACTAACTGTAGATATGGATCAAATTCTAGATAAAAATAAATCAATTAATGAAGGTGCTATATTGCTCTCTGGGTTTGGTATTGGTTCTTGGCCATGGAAAATATTTGCTGAATCTGGCTTTTTCGATAATGATAAGAAGCTATGTGATTATACAGATGAGGAACTAGAGAAATTTTTATATGGCCCCCCTGAAAAGATAAAAGTAAATGTTATTGGAACAATGAATATAACTTATGAAGGGTTAATTCTAAAGTTTAATAGATCATATTTAAATAGTGATAAGGAAATGTCTGAGGCTTCAAAGAAAAAGCTTAGTAAATTAACGATGTCAGCAGAATGCCCTCTGTGCCACGGTAAAAGACTAAATCAAGAAGCATTAAGTTCTTTAATTAATGGTTATAACATTTCAGATTTTATGTCAATGCAAATTGATGAACTTATTAATGTTATAGACGAAATTAATTTTAAAGAAGTCTCCACGGTAATTGATAGTATAAAAGAAAAACTCAATAATATTATTGATATAGGCCTGGGATATTTAACCCTTGATAGGGAGACTTCAACACTATCAGGTGGTGAATCTCAGCGCATAAAGATGGTTAAGCATTTAAATAGTAATCTTATAGATTTATTGTATATATTTGATGAGCCAAGTATTGGGCTTCATCCAAGAGATGTTCATAAATTAAATGATCTATTACAAAAGCTCAGAGATAAAGGAAATACAGTTATTGTAGTTGAACATGATCCAGATGTCATAAAAATCGCTGATTATGTTGTTGATGTTGGTCCATATGCAGGTACCAAAGGCGGTAATATAGTATTTG from the Clostridium sp. CM027 genome contains:
- a CDS encoding excinuclease ABC subunit UvrA codes for the protein MKEEFIILKGCRENNLKNVSLNIPKRKITIFTGVSGSGKSSIVFDTIGKEAKRQLNETFSAFIRNFLPKYGEVKAEYIGNLSTPIIIDQKRIGASSRSTLGTITDINPFIRMLFSRIAIPHIAQRNKFSFNDISGMCPECEGLGMKLTVDMDQILDKNKSINEGAILLSGFGIGSWPWKIFAESGFFDNDKKLCDYTDEELEKFLYGPPEKIKVNVIGTMNITYEGLILKFNRSYLNSDKEMSEASKKKLSKLTMSAECPLCHGKRLNQEALSSLINGYNISDFMSMQIDELINVIDEINFKEVSTVIDSIKEKLNNIIDIGLGYLTLDRETSTLSGGESQRIKMVKHLNSNLIDLLYIFDEPSIGLHPRDVHKLNDLLQKLRDKGNTVIVVEHDPDVIKIADYVVDVGPYAGTKGGNIVFEGSYDELLTSGTLTGNALKSSLSIKKVTRKPNGYLEVNNCNTNNLKNISVKVPKGVLTVITGVAGSGKSTLMKQEFPNQNKDVILIDQSAVSANSRSSLATYGGIMDNIRKGFAKDNNVNASLFSYNSKGACENCNGTGIIETNLAFMENTKNTCEECAGKRFKKEVLEYTIQDQTIIDVLDMTVSEALVFFNNKQIKTKLQSIEEMGIGYLTLGQTLDTLSGGECQRLKLANELHKNGSIYVMDEPSTGLHMSDIEKFIGIVENIVDNGNTVIIIEHNMDIIRSADWIIDLGPEGGIRGGNVIFEGTPLELTKCKESLTAKYI